The Zingiber officinale cultivar Zhangliang chromosome 2A, Zo_v1.1, whole genome shotgun sequence genomic sequence GATTACTAAATTTATTCTAACAAAAATTCCAAATGAtaagatttaattatttttttataaatccgTGTCGTAACCGCTCCGTGAAATGACATTGGAACTGAAATGACATAGCCCGTGACGACCGTCGCAACCGTTCTGACGAACCATGGTTACATTGCTGGATTAATAATCATGAAAAATGTCTTAATCAACCAAGGTATATTATTGCAGTACCTATAAGAATGAAATGAACAAAAACAAAAATTTTAGGGTTCCGAGAAATTTAATTCAAGGCAGAGCATGGGAATCAACAAGGACGCAACTCACCTGTCtcagaagcaaaggaagagaggCGAGTTGGAGATGATCAATAACAGTACGAGCCATTAAGGAACTGCATCCCAGATTGCTCGTCGCCACTGGAATCATCAATCGGGAGGCAGACTGCAACAAGACGGCGTTGAATCGGGAGATCAGAACAGGAACCTTACAGATGGGAAGAGATGTCGTGAGAAGGCAGTGGATGTGATATGGAACAAGGAAAACGTCACAGGGTGTTAGGTTTGATGAGCTCTAAGCAATCAAAcggtttaaatatatatatatatataatacagatgttcaaaaattaattttagagtgAGACAATCTCTTCTTAATTCGGGTAAGTTTGAAGTATAATTTATGCACAATTAGAGTGAGACAATCTTTTCTAAATTCGGGTAAGTTTGAAGTATTAATTTATGCACAATTAGagattgaatatatatatatatatatataaatcttgaTTTAAGTATATTTGAATCAACACGAGATATTCATGAACATTCAAACAGAATATGATCTGAATTCAATTACTTAGGAAATTTAAATAGGCATTTTCACATAGCACTCTTTGCACTCACTACTACCACATGGTCGAACCTTTGCTTGAGTATTGACATCACtacaaagagaagaaaagaatcCAATTCTTGAACTTCAACCACTTCATCCTTTCCTTCTCTCCTCTCCTAAACCCTAACAATATAACCAAACCTCCTCCTCCCCAAGAACTTCGACCAAGTTATAATTCAATGGCCACCTTTTGGGCTTTGCTTAAGCACCTCCACTCGCTTGCAGGGTAATCGATCAATGCATGGTCTCCTCAATTTTCTTGGCCTTCTAATCAATATTATCTTCTTCTTGTATAATTCTTTGATCATTTACCATATCGCAGGCCTGCAATTACTCTTCTCTTCCCCTTGTAAGTCCTCTCTCTGTATCTTTGTCGCGTACATTCCTCCCCTCTTTAATTTGCCTACGTGCAGATATTCTTCGATATGCGCCATCGAAAACAAGTCCAACCGTGAGGAAGATGAACAATGGTTGGCCTATTGGATCCTTTACTCCTTCTTGACACTCTTCGAGATGGTAGCTGAACCAATTCTGTACTGGTATAGCATATTTGTCTTCAATATCATATATGCATATCGGTTATCGTTACGAGCATCATCGAATTGACTTCTTTGATCGGGGGATGAAAACTAGGATACCCTTTTGGCACACGGTGAAGATGGTGTTTGTGGCTTGGTTGGTGCTCCCGCAATTAAGGGGTGCATCCTTTGTTTACGAGGAGCTCGTGAAGGGTAAGCTCAAAAAGTATTTCCGTAACTTGGGCTCCGACCGTCTCCATGAACAAAAGGTTACTCAGTTTCTTTACCATTAAGTAATATCAAGCATTCGTATTAGTTTTTAAGATGGTTTTAACGCTCGGAAAGCATCTTTTGTAGGCGGAAGACTAGAACTGAAGTCTAGAAGAAAGGAATCGAAGGACACGAAGATGATTAATTATCTTAATGTCACGAAATAAAGTTGTAAATTAGACTCTTTATGTTCATGAGAAGAGGAACAGGAATACCAAAGAGTTTGGTTTGAGATGTTTAGCAATCAATGTGATCAATTAGTTTAGTGTTGTAAGTGACGGAGTAGTCCTAATTTGTTCAGTTTGGTGAGAATTCAAAGTACTAGGTCACTAActcgttaaattaaataaataaataaatttaaatttctatatatTCAATTTGTTAATGTTTATAAATAAAGATTATGGACTgctcaataaataaataaattttaaatgaatcGCCAGGCGCTTCGCAACCGAGAGCGTTAGAGGAGAAAGGAAAATCTGATCGAGTATGGGAAGCATTTCACCGCTCAATCAAAAAACAAAAGAGAGCATACAGACGATCTTCGAGACAGATCGATCAAGAAAAAAAGGCGCAAGGGACAGATTCGTCAGAACAGATTGATCGAAGACAGAAAacaggagagagagagagcgcgCGCTCTTCAGAAGATAGAACAGATTAATTTGAAAAACACGCGCGCACGCTGttcatatatatttaatttcgTCTCCTTGTATAGATTAATAACTAGCGCATGAGGTATTGTCATCATGAGatctgaggttcgaatcttgataaaatcgagataaatgccttctttatgtgttagtcactgttccaaaggctaatagtcatccgtgatttacctcctcggTGTTGACTCTGAGACGGATTGACGAGGATGCTGAGGACGAACGTACTTACCTTTTACCACGATGTATATTTAATTTCATTCAAGTTTTAAAAAAGCTTTCTTTGTCTGTTGACGGTTGATTATTGATGTGGTGGGAACAAGAGAGGCCCACGTGACGATTAATGTAAATCTGAATCAGCCCGATTCAAGACATAGCTCAGGTCATGTTGGCCTAGCTCACGGTGAGTTCGAGTCAGGTTGGACGAATTCTTTTGAGTTCAACTTCAGTCAGTCCTATACCAGTCCAACTTAAGTCAAATCAACTAGTCAAGTTAGTCTGAGTGAAGTTCGACTAGCCAGACTTACGATGCAGTCACATAGAAGGCATCAGTTACGAAGAAGGCTGACGAATAAGGCAATAATTACAAAGAAGTCTGTtataaaaagagtgcatgttacATGTAAATACCGACAATTATAGCTAGAGTCGGAGGTCTTCGCCAGCGTCCTTTAATCACTTTGCTAGATCAGAGCCGACGATGTCTCTGTCCGACTAGAACCAACCCAATGATCGCTTTGCTTGATAGAAGTTGACCCGGCTAAAACCAACCCGATAGAAACTGACCTTAGAAGAACCGTCGAGACGTGCATCCGACTACCTGAAAAACCTCGATTGTGGATATATTGAAGAATCAGCTCATCCTGATTTCGAACCAAATCAATAGTGATAATCATGTACGATagaataaaagtatataaaatttgATTCATTCAAGTTTGACTACGATTGAGTCgtgaataattaaataaaattttataaatttaaattcaactcaaaaaaattattaaatatatttaaattagactcaaattcaataattttgaatataatttttttagtcAACCGTAAAAGCTCATCAGTTGATGTGTGCTTCATACATCGTTTTTGGTATGATTTTACCTGCATTTTATTTCGTTGCATGAACATATTTAACATACATTTATTATCCCGTTattattttcatctttttttaaaaaaaaaaaatatgttcacGGCATGTTTTGTTGGCAGGACGCGAATTCAAagcttaattagattttttttactacGTTTAATTGAATGTAATGTAATTGAACTAAGACTGCGTTTGGTAGCTtgtaatctaccttgtaatgtaatccagattacattacaaagtcgattattttgtttggtttgatttaaaagttgtaatgtaatgtaatctggattacaaaaggtagtgaagatttgtaatctggattacaaagcaaatgctatgtaatccgattacattacgaggtcattgtttcaccaaagtttaaatgccgaatatacccctagtctgttGTCGACCGCCGGCCGCCACCGGTCGGCGACCTTCGTCGCCGGCCGCCGGTCGCGGGCCGCTGCCGGTCGTTGGTTGCCGATGGTTACCGCAAACTCTGGCAGAGGTGTGGCGACCGCCGATAGAGgtcacaggatatttttgtcattttttaataatatgaattacattccttataaaaaataatggacaccaaacaaaagaatgtaatcacctttgtaatcaaagattacatacattacattaccaaacgtagtaatgtaatcttgattacattacattacattacaaatttgattacattacaagctagattacattacacccaaccaaacgtagcctaattaaatttgtaatataatgtaatgtaatcctgattatattattatatttggtaatgtaatatatgtaatctttgattacaagagtgattatattcttttgtttggtgtccattatttttttataaggaatgtaattcgtattattataaaatgataaaaataccgCCGCCGCTGGTGGGCGGCGGCGGCGGGCGACGATGGGCGGCGACAAATTAGGgatatatttgacatttaaatttttgttaaacgatgaccttgtaatgtaattggattacaatgtgtttgttttataatccagattacaaaacttcattacattttgtaatccagattacattacattacaagttaaaaataaaaccaaacaaaTTAATCAgcattgtaatgtaatttggatTACATTATAAGACAGATTACCCCCTACCAAACGCAGCCTTTATGTCTTTTCATTGCATAAGGATATTTGGCATACATTCATTATCTCAGTATTGTTTTAatcttttttgtttgaaaatatgTTCTTTGTATGTTTTGTTGACCGTACGCGAATTCAGAATTTTATTAGAGCTAAAGATTAAGAAGTCATGAAACAAGAGTCCTCGGCAAGAAACATACTCTGGTCGTGTCCCATGATACACATATTTTTCTCTAGTCGAAATTAGACGTGAAACGGAGTAGCTACAGAGACCACAACCATTAACAC encodes the following:
- the LOC122040246 gene encoding protein HVA22-like, which translates into the protein MATFWALLKHLHSLAGPAITLLFPLYSSICAIENKSNREEDEQWLAYWILYSFLTLFEMVAEPILYWIPFWHTVKMVFVAWLVLPQLRGASFVYEELVKGKLKKYFRNLGSDRLHEQKAED